One part of the Leclercia sp. LSNIH1 genome encodes these proteins:
- the radC gene encoding RadC family protein — METLSPLLPREKMLRDGATLLTDEELLALFLRTGTRSKNVFALARDLLQHFGSLHGLLSAELKDFRRVEGIGLATFAQLKGIAELARRYYCSGIRSINPLKDPQMTREFVRSQLAEEEREIFMVIFLDNQNRVLSHSRLFSGTLRHVEVHPREIVREAIKVNAAGVILAHNHPSGRAEPSKADRDVTARIIKCCQFMDICVLDHLVIGRGEYVSFAERGWI; from the coding sequence ATGGAGACACTATCCCCGCTGCTGCCGCGGGAGAAAATGCTACGGGATGGCGCGACACTGCTGACGGACGAAGAGCTGCTGGCGCTCTTCCTGCGTACCGGGACGCGGAGTAAAAACGTGTTTGCGCTTGCCAGAGATCTGTTGCAGCATTTCGGCTCGCTGCACGGTTTGTTATCCGCAGAGCTGAAGGATTTCAGGCGGGTCGAGGGAATTGGCCTGGCGACATTCGCCCAGCTGAAAGGGATTGCGGAGCTTGCCCGCCGTTATTACTGCTCGGGGATTCGGAGCATCAATCCGCTAAAAGACCCGCAGATGACCCGGGAGTTTGTGCGCAGCCAACTGGCGGAAGAGGAGCGCGAGATCTTTATGGTTATCTTCCTTGATAACCAAAACCGGGTGCTGAGCCACAGCCGGTTATTTTCGGGAACCCTGCGCCACGTTGAGGTGCATCCCCGGGAAATTGTGCGCGAAGCGATAAAAGTGAATGCCGCGGGCGTGATCCTCGCGCATAATCACCCCTCAGGGCGCGCCGAACCGAGCAAAGCCGACAGAGACGTGACCGCACGCATCATTAAATGCTGTCAATTCATGGACATTTGTGTTCTTGATCATCTGGTCATTGGCCGCGGAGAGTACGTTTCGTTTGCCGAACGTGGGTGGATTTAA
- the rpmB gene encoding 50S ribosomal protein L28 produces the protein MSRVCQVTGKRPVTGNNRSHALNATKRRFLPNLHSHRFWVESEKRFVTLRVSAKGMRVIDKKGIDTVLSELRARGEKY, from the coding sequence ATGTCCCGAGTCTGCCAAGTTACTGGCAAGCGTCCGGTGACCGGTAACAACCGTTCCCACGCACTGAACGCGACTAAACGCCGTTTCCTGCCGAACCTGCACTCTCACCGTTTCTGGGTTGAGAGCGAGAAGCGTTTTGTCACCCTGCGCGTATCTGCTAAAGGTATGCGTGTAATTGATAAGAAAGGCATCGATACAGTTCTGTCTGAACTGCGTGCCCGTGGCGAAAAGTACTAA
- the rpmG gene encoding 50S ribosomal protein L33, whose translation MAKGIREKIKLVSSAGTGHFYTTTKNKRTKPEKLELKKFDPVVRQHVMYKEAKIK comes from the coding sequence ATGGCTAAAGGTATTCGCGAGAAAATCAAGCTGGTTTCTTCTGCTGGTACAGGTCACTTCTACACCACCACGAAGAACAAACGTACTAAGCCGGAAAAACTGGAACTGAAAAAGTTCGATCCAGTTGTACGCCAGCACGTTATGTACAAAGAAGCTAAAATCAAATAA
- the mutM gene encoding bifunctional DNA-formamidopyrimidine glycosylase/DNA-(apurinic or apyrimidinic site) lyase: MPELPEVETSRRGIEPHLVGATILHAVVRNGRLRWPVSDEIHALSDKPVLSVQRRAKYLLLELPDGWIIIHLGMSGSLRILSEELPAEKHDHVDLVMSNGKVLRYTDPRRFGAWLWTKELEGHNVLAHLGPEPLSDAFNAEYLKAKCAKKKTAIKPWLMDNKLVVGVGNIYASESLFAAGIHPDRLASSLSSQECELLVRVIKAVLLRSIEQGGTTLKDFLQSDGKPGYFAQELQVYGRKDEPCRVCGTPIVATKHAQRATFYCRQCQK, from the coding sequence ATGCCTGAATTACCTGAGGTAGAGACCAGCCGCCGTGGCATTGAGCCTCATCTGGTCGGTGCGACCATTCTTCACGCTGTTGTCCGTAACGGTCGTCTTCGCTGGCCGGTCTCTGACGAGATCCATGCGCTAAGCGATAAACCGGTTCTCAGCGTACAGCGCCGCGCAAAGTACCTGCTGCTTGAGTTGCCTGACGGTTGGATCATCATCCATCTGGGCATGTCCGGGAGCCTGCGCATCCTCAGCGAAGAGTTGCCCGCAGAAAAACATGACCATGTCGATCTGGTGATGAGCAACGGCAAAGTGCTGCGCTATACCGATCCGCGTCGTTTTGGTGCCTGGCTGTGGACCAAAGAGCTGGAAGGGCATAATGTGCTGGCGCACCTCGGGCCGGAGCCACTCTCTGACGCGTTTAACGCGGAGTACCTGAAGGCGAAGTGCGCGAAGAAGAAAACCGCCATTAAACCCTGGCTGATGGATAACAAGCTGGTGGTCGGCGTGGGCAATATCTACGCCAGCGAATCGCTGTTTGCCGCCGGGATCCATCCCGATCGGTTAGCCTCATCTCTGTCGTCGCAGGAGTGCGAGCTGCTGGTGCGGGTGATCAAAGCCGTACTGCTGCGTTCGATTGAGCAGGGCGGAACTACCCTGAAAGACTTCCTACAAAGCGACGGCAAGCCGGGCTACTTTGCTCAGGAGCTACAGGTCTATGGCCGTAAAGATGAGCCGTGTCGGGTCTGTGGCACACCGATTGTGGCAACGAAGCATGCCCAGCGGGCAACGTTCTATTGCCGTCAGTGCCAGAAATGA
- the coaD gene encoding pantetheine-phosphate adenylyltransferase, with the protein MSTKAIYPGTFDPVTNGHIDIVTRAASMFDTVILAIAASPSKKPLFDLDERVALAKAATAHLPNVEVVGFSDLMANFARAQQANILIRGLRAVADFEYEMQLAHMNRHLMPELESVFLMPSKEWSFISSSLVKEVARHAGDVTHFLPASVHQALMDKLK; encoded by the coding sequence ATGAGCACAAAAGCGATTTATCCGGGTACCTTTGATCCTGTCACCAACGGCCATATCGATATCGTCACGCGTGCCGCAAGCATGTTTGATACGGTGATTCTGGCGATTGCCGCCAGCCCCAGCAAAAAGCCCCTGTTCGATCTCGATGAGCGGGTTGCGCTGGCGAAAGCCGCGACCGCGCACTTACCCAATGTGGAGGTCGTGGGCTTTAGCGATCTGATGGCGAACTTTGCCCGCGCTCAACAGGCCAATATCCTGATTCGCGGACTGCGCGCGGTGGCCGATTTTGAATATGAGATGCAGCTGGCGCATATGAACCGCCATCTGATGCCTGAACTGGAAAGTGTCTTTCTGATGCCGTCCAAAGAGTGGTCGTTTATCTCCTCTTCGCTGGTCAAAGAGGTGGCGCGCCACGCAGGTGACGTCACCCATTTCTTACCCGCCAGCGTGCATCAGGCGCTGATGGACAAGCTGAAATAA
- a CDS encoding glycosyltransferase family 2 protein — MSARLSVVMIAKNAADLLPDCLASVAWADELILLDSGSSDDTVNIARAAGVQVHIDADWQGYGIQRQRAQQYATGDYVLMLDTDERVTPELKQAIQRVLAAPQPDVVYSIARRNYFLGRFMRHSGWYPDRVMRFYPRTRYQYNDNLVHESLACDGAPVTALDGDLLHLTCRDFASFQRKQLNYATAWARERHQRGKKTSLAGIFSHTVGAFLKTLVLRGGVLDGKQGWLLAVVNAQYTFNKYTELWALSRGYSEKA; from the coding sequence ATGTCTGCGCGTCTGTCGGTGGTGATGATCGCCAAAAACGCCGCTGACCTGCTGCCGGATTGCCTCGCCTCTGTGGCATGGGCCGATGAGCTGATCCTGCTCGACTCCGGCAGTAGCGACGACACGGTTAACATCGCCCGCGCAGCCGGCGTACAGGTCCATATCGATGCCGACTGGCAGGGTTATGGTATTCAGCGCCAGCGGGCGCAGCAGTACGCCACCGGCGATTATGTCCTGATGCTCGACACCGACGAGCGTGTAACCCCAGAGCTTAAACAGGCCATCCAGCGCGTACTGGCGGCCCCTCAGCCTGATGTTGTCTACAGCATCGCCCGGCGAAACTATTTCCTTGGCCGCTTTATGCGTCACAGCGGCTGGTATCCCGATCGCGTTATGCGTTTTTATCCGCGGACGCGCTATCAGTACAACGATAACCTGGTTCATGAGTCGCTGGCCTGCGACGGTGCGCCGGTGACTGCCCTTGACGGCGACCTCCTGCATCTGACCTGCCGTGATTTCGCCAGCTTTCAGCGTAAACAGCTTAATTACGCCACGGCGTGGGCCCGGGAGCGCCATCAGCGCGGCAAGAAGACCTCGCTGGCTGGGATTTTCAGCCACACCGTCGGCGCGTTTCTGAAGACGCTGGTGCTACGTGGCGGCGTGCTGGACGGTAAACAGGGCTGGTTACTGGCGGTGGTTAATGCCCAGTATACTTTTAATAAATACACCGAGCTGTGGGCGCTGAGCCGCGGCTACTCTGAGAAAGCGTGA
- the waaA gene encoding lipid IV(A) 3-deoxy-D-manno-octulosonic acid transferase translates to MELLYTALLYIIQPLVWLRLLLRSRKAPAYRKRWAERYGYCRNKVAPDGILLHSVSVGETLAAIPLVRALRHRYPSLPITVTTMTPTGSERAMSAFGKDVHHVYLPYDLPCAMNRFLNTVRPKLVIVMETELWPNMISALHARKIPLVVANARLSERSAKGYGKLGNFMRRLLSKITLIAAQNEEDGARFLSLGLKRNQLAVTGSLKFDISVTPELAARAVTLRRQWAPRRKVWIATSTHDGEEEIILQAHRQLLERFPDLLLILVPRHPERFKDAREMVQKGGFSFTMRSSGEIPSASTQVVIGDTMGELMLLYGIADLAFVGGSLVERGGHNPLEPAAHAIPVLMGPHTFNFKDICAKLQQADGLITVTDANAIEKEVSNLLTDEDYRLWYGRHAVEVLHQNQGALTRLLQLLQPYLPLRSH, encoded by the coding sequence TTGGAATTGTTGTATACCGCTCTGCTCTATATTATTCAGCCACTGGTGTGGCTACGACTGCTGCTGCGTAGCCGTAAAGCGCCTGCCTACCGTAAACGCTGGGCTGAACGCTATGGTTATTGCCGCAACAAAGTTGCGCCGGACGGTATCCTGCTCCATTCCGTTTCGGTGGGTGAAACGCTGGCCGCCATTCCGCTGGTCCGCGCCCTGCGCCACCGCTATCCGTCGCTGCCGATCACCGTCACCACCATGACGCCTACCGGTTCCGAACGCGCCATGTCCGCTTTTGGCAAAGATGTGCATCACGTCTATCTGCCGTATGATTTACCCTGTGCCATGAACCGTTTCCTTAACACCGTTCGCCCTAAGCTGGTGATCGTAATGGAAACCGAACTGTGGCCGAACATGATTTCTGCCCTGCACGCCCGCAAAATTCCCCTGGTGGTGGCTAACGCTCGCCTGTCAGAACGCTCCGCGAAGGGCTACGGCAAGCTGGGCAACTTTATGCGCCGCCTGCTGAGCAAGATCACCCTGATTGCGGCACAAAACGAAGAAGATGGCGCGCGATTCCTGTCGCTGGGCCTGAAGCGCAACCAGCTGGCGGTCACCGGCAGCCTGAAGTTTGATATTTCTGTTACCCCGGAGCTGGCTGCCCGGGCAGTCACATTGCGTCGCCAGTGGGCGCCGCGCCGCAAAGTGTGGATCGCCACCAGTACCCACGACGGTGAAGAAGAAATTATCCTGCAGGCGCACCGCCAGCTTCTTGAACGCTTCCCGGACCTGCTGCTGATCCTCGTGCCTCGTCATCCTGAACGGTTTAAAGATGCCCGCGAGATGGTGCAAAAGGGCGGATTCAGCTTCACGATGCGCAGCAGCGGTGAGATCCCGTCCGCCAGCACCCAGGTAGTGATTGGCGATACCATGGGTGAGCTGATGCTGCTTTACGGTATTGCCGATCTGGCCTTTGTGGGTGGCAGCCTCGTGGAGCGTGGCGGGCATAACCCGCTGGAGCCCGCAGCGCACGCCATCCCGGTGCTGATGGGGCCGCATACCTTCAACTTCAAAGATATCTGCGCCAAACTGCAGCAGGCGGACGGGCTGATTACTGTCACCGATGCGAACGCCATCGAAAAAGAGGTTTCAAACCTGCTGACCGACGAAGATTATCGTCTGTGGTATGGCCGTCACGCTGTCGAAGTGCTGCATCAGAACCAGGGGGCGCTGACCCGCCTGCTGCAGCTGCTGCAACCTTACCTGCCCCTGCGGAGCCACTGA
- a CDS encoding sulfatase-like hydrolase/transferase, protein MFKASLLSPLTPRRNILRTVVLTLVFLVLFSLCEIIILLKDHVYQPKSSDMSLYLIISLLAAISARFFLTRLLLAVTFIVQISEAVYYQFYGQFYGPSEVWLAFVETKDIASGITDSLGSLGIYFIIMAVAVLFALVFTRRLAPQWHKWVAMPCLLAIMVMFVGQFYKAIDGQMYKFNPDLRHSLLRNGLSAMSFSAIRLIPEAISGENQSLTHYAPYKVTPVEGSQAGKYSIILAIGESLNPHHVSALGYERDTTPELKALMQQYQGTGRLIVSNAVSTRVAIPMLVNNLREPDNYGAYKSKSTNIFTNAKKQGYQTAFISAQGLEGLSNWIGIHDIDLWEDTQIRPAPDVGADVVLTPSVEQAKLDWNKPFLMVLNSRAPHIPYERNIPQGFAKFSTPRLDDDVAQKKNEYDDAVRLYDRELASAIRTAMAKSKLPVLVFITSDHGERVGDGGLFGHSIVEMPIAQVPFLYFSNDPAYAMSAISPQMPLNHYQMATLINKMLGYTVSNPNQKDDSYFITGGDIRGLSERVTYHLNALPEAER, encoded by the coding sequence ATGTTTAAAGCATCCTTACTCTCGCCCCTCACGCCGCGCCGCAATATCCTGCGCACCGTGGTGTTAACCCTGGTTTTCCTGGTGCTGTTTTCACTCTGTGAAATCATCATCCTGCTGAAAGACCATGTTTATCAGCCGAAATCCAGCGACATGTCGCTGTACCTGATTATCTCCCTGCTGGCGGCCATTAGCGCCCGCTTCTTCCTGACCCGGCTACTGCTGGCCGTCACCTTTATCGTCCAGATATCGGAAGCGGTCTATTACCAGTTCTACGGTCAGTTTTACGGCCCGAGCGAAGTATGGCTGGCCTTTGTCGAAACCAAAGATATCGCCAGCGGCATTACGGACAGCCTCGGATCGCTTGGGATTTACTTTATCATCATGGCCGTCGCGGTGCTCTTTGCGCTGGTCTTTACCCGCCGCCTCGCGCCGCAGTGGCATAAGTGGGTCGCCATGCCTTGCCTGCTGGCTATCATGGTGATGTTTGTCGGCCAGTTCTATAAAGCCATCGACGGGCAGATGTATAAATTCAACCCGGATCTGCGCCACTCCTTACTGCGTAACGGTCTGTCCGCCATGAGCTTCAGTGCCATTCGTCTGATCCCGGAAGCCATTTCCGGCGAAAACCAGAGCCTCACGCATTATGCGCCCTATAAGGTCACGCCGGTTGAGGGTAGTCAGGCCGGGAAATACTCCATCATCCTGGCGATTGGTGAGAGCCTGAACCCGCACCACGTCAGCGCCCTGGGCTATGAACGTGACACCACCCCGGAGCTGAAAGCGCTGATGCAGCAGTATCAGGGGACCGGGCGTCTGATCGTCTCTAACGCGGTCTCGACCCGCGTGGCAATCCCGATGCTGGTGAACAACCTGCGTGAGCCGGATAACTACGGCGCCTATAAGTCGAAGTCGACCAATATCTTCACTAATGCCAAAAAACAGGGCTACCAGACGGCGTTTATCTCCGCCCAAGGCCTGGAAGGATTGAGCAACTGGATCGGTATTCACGACATTGACCTGTGGGAAGATACGCAGATCCGCCCGGCGCCGGACGTGGGTGCCGATGTGGTGCTGACCCCTTCGGTTGAGCAGGCTAAGCTGGACTGGAACAAACCGTTCCTGATGGTGCTGAACAGCCGTGCGCCGCACATCCCTTACGAGCGCAACATCCCGCAAGGCTTCGCCAAATTCTCTACCCCACGTCTCGATGACGACGTGGCGCAGAAGAAAAACGAGTACGATGATGCCGTTCGCCTGTACGACAGAGAGCTGGCTTCGGCGATCCGTACCGCCATGGCGAAATCAAAGCTGCCGGTGCTGGTCTTTATCACCTCGGATCACGGGGAGCGCGTGGGTGATGGCGGTCTGTTCGGCCACTCCATCGTCGAGATGCCGATTGCCCAGGTGCCGTTCCTCTACTTCAGTAACGATCCGGCGTATGCGATGAGCGCCATCAGCCCGCAGATGCCGCTCAACCATTACCAGATGGCGACGCTGATCAACAAAATGCTGGGGTATACGGTCAGTAATCCGAACCAGAAAGACGACAGCTACTTCATCACCGGGGGTGATATTCGGGGACTGTCGGAGCGTGTCACCTACCACCTGAACGCGTTGCCGGAAGCGGAACGTTAA
- a CDS encoding glycosyltransferase, giving the protein MSKLKLHAVSRADFIAKNYADFQTLLDNRVNPDTIPERFYCGGRGGWTFQTTLALKHYYGDDIECSFGSECRPDAINLMHNDDFGSRVKPWRGVTVVARADRPPVIGADVVVDQNPEAGNRSNGVFVPYWPQPGVKPRERTDETVKTVAFFGRVDSFPEAFRSDEFKQRLAEQGIDLRISFDNWTNYQDVDVCISFRKSHDHKLTRKPASKLINNWLGKTVMICDDEPSYRAIRESELDYLIAKTPDEAFEAIMRLKNTPELYRQMREQGDKRLQVYSREAVAARWFNLFEDIWRKGLHKRPTLIRALRFGFGKAIRPLTKKF; this is encoded by the coding sequence ATGAGCAAACTTAAATTACACGCAGTCTCCCGCGCTGATTTCATCGCTAAAAACTACGCAGATTTCCAGACGCTGCTGGATAACCGCGTGAACCCGGACACCATCCCGGAGCGCTTTTACTGCGGCGGGCGCGGCGGCTGGACGTTCCAGACCACCCTGGCGCTGAAGCACTATTACGGCGACGATATTGAGTGTTCTTTTGGCTCAGAGTGTCGCCCGGATGCCATCAACCTGATGCATAACGATGATTTTGGATCGCGCGTTAAACCCTGGCGTGGCGTCACCGTCGTCGCCCGTGCCGATCGTCCACCGGTGATTGGCGCCGACGTGGTGGTGGATCAGAATCCGGAAGCGGGCAACCGCAGCAATGGCGTCTTTGTACCCTACTGGCCGCAACCCGGCGTGAAACCGCGCGAACGTACCGATGAAACTGTCAAAACCGTGGCCTTTTTTGGCCGCGTGGACAGCTTCCCGGAGGCCTTCCGTAGCGACGAATTTAAGCAGCGCCTTGCTGAACAGGGCATCGACCTGCGCATCTCCTTCGATAACTGGACCAACTATCAGGACGTCGACGTCTGTATCAGCTTCCGTAAATCCCATGACCATAAGCTGACGCGTAAACCTGCCAGCAAGCTGATTAACAACTGGCTCGGCAAAACGGTAATGATCTGCGATGACGAACCCTCGTACCGTGCTATCCGCGAAAGTGAGCTTGATTACCTGATCGCCAAAACGCCTGATGAAGCCTTCGAGGCCATTATGCGCCTGAAGAATACCCCTGAACTCTATCGTCAGATGCGTGAACAGGGCGATAAACGTCTGCAGGTTTATTCCCGCGAAGCGGTCGCCGCGCGTTGGTTTAATCTGTTTGAGGATATCTGGCGTAAAGGACTGCATAAACGCCCTACTCTGATCCGCGCCCTGCGTTTTGGTTTTGGTAAAGCCATTCGCCCGCTCACTAAAAAGTTTTGA
- a CDS encoding glycosyltransferase — translation MSETPQLSLIVAVYNGEKFLSAFFDSIKQQNLSSLELIIVNDGSTDRSAEIISRYANEFTHFKVIDQANGGVSAARNTGLAAAAGEYVAFPDIDDVIYPGMYPRLLEIAFAGQLDVATCNGTYIYDDGRPSKKIFPSDKLASTGVLDGPEWLQMALASRKFLHVTWLNIYRHAFIKAQGFTFEHGLRHQDIPWTTEVLLTAKRVQYIDEVYYDYLIHSASVSHTPGTDDTRMRSSRHYMKILEMLDAINKRYPEQVKRVPACQWQIAKEGLGILHSINNIEDSAKKREITQELFDRGIWSMIWQNARGLRQRWRLGRRYFRLKKIIG, via the coding sequence ATGTCTGAAACGCCTCAATTAAGCCTCATCGTTGCCGTTTATAACGGCGAAAAATTCCTGAGCGCTTTTTTTGACAGCATTAAACAGCAGAATTTATCCAGTCTGGAATTGATTATTGTTAATGACGGATCGACGGATCGCTCAGCTGAAATTATTTCCCGCTACGCCAACGAATTTACCCATTTTAAGGTTATCGACCAGGCTAATGGCGGCGTATCAGCCGCGCGCAACACCGGTCTGGCCGCGGCGGCCGGCGAATACGTTGCCTTCCCGGATATTGATGACGTTATTTACCCTGGCATGTACCCGCGCCTGCTGGAGATCGCCTTTGCGGGCCAGCTGGATGTCGCGACCTGCAACGGCACCTATATTTATGACGATGGCCGTCCGTCGAAAAAAATTTTCCCGTCCGATAAGCTGGCCTCCACTGGCGTACTGGATGGCCCCGAATGGTTGCAGATGGCGCTGGCCTCGCGCAAATTCCTGCATGTCACCTGGCTGAATATTTATCGCCACGCCTTTATCAAGGCACAGGGTTTTACCTTCGAACATGGCCTGCGCCATCAGGATATCCCCTGGACCACGGAAGTACTGCTGACCGCGAAACGGGTGCAATACATTGACGAAGTCTATTACGACTATCTGATCCACTCTGCATCGGTCTCCCATACGCCAGGTACCGACGACACCCGCATGCGTTCGTCACGTCACTATATGAAGATCCTCGAAATGCTGGACGCCATCAATAAGCGCTACCCGGAGCAGGTAAAGCGTGTCCCGGCCTGTCAGTGGCAAATCGCCAAAGAGGGTTTGGGTATTTTGCACAGTATTAACAATATCGAAGACAGCGCGAAGAAACGCGAAATTACTCAGGAACTGTTCGATCGCGGCATCTGGTCGATGATCTGGCAAAACGCGCGCGGCTTACGCCAGCGCTGGCGTCTGGGACGTCGTTACTTCCGCCTTAAGAAAATCATCGGCTAA
- a CDS encoding O-antigen ligase family protein produces the protein MTNTRNILTGLLVLAVLALCFVWPIPNDQLPFHRNGLIYPIVAVALGLFFSNNATRQRLNLSKIKFVLIVVWALTFFIVINGFFVAPDIKEMVSAWSGQWLRPVLLFCAGLVLLPAIQRTYPSMTAARFFTLVILFFWGVVCVHLLDSLWLYWRDGYIHWGETRIVYNRTRMSFQVNMITGFLMAELLARGLLHQRFLRLKTSVLALMLLSNLVCTALVDTRWGTIGLVGSIFSTFILLSMHNMRRSRVIVTGGILVGITIASVLLGYASWKTDPRWQNLESDAIAGWNAPFTSFCYNKTDGTVPVNSLGVPMNHSNGCRASFFHQGWKLIAEHPAGMGARKEAFRYVLRRDTQDNRINIPHSHYGLIEFGIQNGVIGIAGWLILLVGCWYIGWREFRRGNMMVGMFLLLFTVGFFCRTMVDHNLKDHYLEQYMLLTGLLVGMCALRPAPTEKLTS, from the coding sequence ATGACAAATACTCGTAACATTCTGACAGGCCTGTTAGTCCTTGCTGTACTGGCCTTATGTTTTGTCTGGCCTATTCCTAACGATCAGCTGCCGTTTCATCGTAATGGTTTGATTTATCCCATTGTCGCGGTCGCTCTTGGTCTCTTTTTTAGCAATAACGCAACCAGACAACGGCTGAATTTAAGCAAAATTAAGTTCGTTCTTATCGTGGTATGGGCGTTAACTTTCTTTATTGTGATTAATGGTTTTTTTGTCGCACCAGATATTAAAGAGATGGTTTCTGCCTGGAGCGGTCAGTGGCTACGCCCGGTATTACTGTTCTGTGCAGGGCTGGTATTATTACCAGCGATCCAAAGAACCTATCCCTCCATGACCGCCGCCCGCTTCTTTACGCTGGTGATCCTCTTTTTCTGGGGCGTGGTCTGCGTTCATTTGCTGGATTCACTCTGGCTCTACTGGCGCGACGGCTATATACACTGGGGTGAAACACGGATTGTTTATAACCGCACCCGCATGAGCTTCCAGGTCAATATGATCACCGGCTTTTTGATGGCCGAGTTGCTGGCGCGTGGTCTGTTGCATCAACGCTTCCTGCGCCTGAAAACCTCAGTACTGGCGTTAATGCTGTTAAGTAATCTGGTGTGTACCGCACTGGTGGACACCCGCTGGGGCACCATCGGTCTGGTCGGCAGCATTTTCTCTACCTTTATCCTGCTGAGCATGCACAACATGCGGCGCAGCCGGGTTATCGTTACAGGTGGTATTCTTGTGGGCATTACTATTGCCTCGGTGTTACTCGGTTACGCTTCCTGGAAAACAGACCCACGCTGGCAAAATCTGGAAAGTGATGCCATAGCGGGCTGGAACGCTCCCTTTACTAGCTTTTGTTACAATAAAACAGACGGAACGGTACCGGTTAACAGTCTCGGTGTACCTATGAACCATTCCAATGGTTGTCGGGCCAGCTTCTTCCATCAGGGCTGGAAACTGATTGCCGAACACCCGGCAGGCATGGGGGCCAGAAAAGAGGCCTTCCGTTATGTATTACGCCGGGATACCCAGGATAACCGTATTAATATCCCCCATAGCCACTACGGCCTGATCGAATTTGGTATTCAGAATGGTGTGATAGGTATCGCCGGCTGGCTGATCCTGCTGGTGGGCTGCTGGTATATCGGCTGGCGGGAGTTTCGTCGCGGCAACATGATGGTGGGGATGTTCCTGCTGCTCTTTACCGTCGGCTTCTTCTGCCGGACCATGGTCGATCACAACCTTAAAGATCACTACCTTGAGCAGTATATGCTGCTGACCGGCCTGCTGGTTGGTATGTGCGCCCTACGCCCTGCACCGACCGAGAAGTTAACATCCTGA